The proteins below come from a single Pseudomonas chlororaphis genomic window:
- a CDS encoding glycerol-3-phosphate acyltransferase encodes MFWLLAILAYLLGSLSFAILLSRLTGRPDPRMSGSGNAGATNMLRLAGRKLAILTLLGDLCKGLVPVLIASLAGLSLQQQAWIGVCAVIGHLFPLYFRFRGGKGVATAAGMLLGLYPPAALLAVCAWLLTFYLTRTSSLAALIATPLTLPLLAWQEPAALLPMTALVALIVWRHRGNLRDLFAGRERHF; translated from the coding sequence ATGTTTTGGTTACTGGCGATTCTCGCCTACCTGCTCGGCTCGCTGTCCTTCGCCATTTTGCTCAGCCGCCTCACCGGTCGCCCGGATCCGCGAATGAGTGGCTCAGGCAATGCCGGCGCCACCAACATGCTGCGCCTGGCCGGACGCAAACTCGCCATCCTGACCCTGCTTGGCGACCTCTGCAAAGGCCTTGTACCCGTACTGATTGCCAGCCTTGCAGGGCTCTCGTTGCAACAACAGGCCTGGATCGGCGTGTGCGCCGTGATCGGCCACCTGTTCCCGCTGTATTTTCGCTTTCGCGGCGGCAAGGGTGTCGCCACCGCCGCCGGCATGCTGCTGGGCCTGTACCCGCCCGCGGCCCTGCTGGCGGTGTGCGCTTGGCTGTTGACGTTCTACCTGACCCGCACCAGCTCCCTGGCGGCATTGATCGCTACACCGCTGACCCTGCCGCTGCTGGCCTGGCAGGAACCGGCCGCGTTGCTGCCAATGACAGCGCTGGTGGCACTGATCGTCTGGCGTCACCGGGGCAATCTACGCGACCTGTTCGCCGGGCGCG
- a CDS encoding dihydroneopterin aldolase, with protein MDRVFIEGLEVDTVIGAYDWERGIRQCLRLDLSFAWDNRPAAAGDDLTLALDYASVSSRIQAFAEQAQFQLVETFAERLAQALMDEFKITWLRLKVTKPGAVPAASGVGVEIERGCR; from the coding sequence TTGGACAGAGTGTTTATCGAGGGCCTGGAAGTCGACACGGTAATCGGTGCCTACGACTGGGAGCGAGGCATCCGGCAGTGTCTGCGACTCGACCTGAGTTTTGCCTGGGATAACCGTCCGGCCGCCGCAGGCGATGACCTGACCCTGGCGCTCGACTACGCCAGCGTATCGTCGCGTATCCAGGCGTTTGCCGAGCAAGCCCAGTTCCAACTGGTTGAAACCTTTGCCGAACGACTGGCTCAGGCGCTCATGGACGAATTCAAGATCACCTGGCTGCGGCTGAAAGTGACCAAGCCTGGCGCCGTCCCGGCGGCCAGCGGTGTTGGCGTGGAGATCGAGCGCGGATGTCGCTGA
- a CDS encoding 2-amino-4-hydroxy-6-hydroxymethyldihydropteridine pyrophosphokinase, translating to MSLTQVFLGLGSNIERETHLRAGLEALAGFLVDIHCSAVFESQPVGIKSGPFFNFVVSAFTDLPLMELDRRLKFIEADNGRYAPDRKGLPLDIDVLLYGEQVGNFDGLVLPRAEILKNAFVLWPLSLIAPDRVHPGVGKSFATLWDEARIDQVLAPVAFEWRGQPLTPSALLRS from the coding sequence ATGTCGCTGACTCAGGTTTTTCTCGGGCTCGGCAGCAATATCGAGCGTGAGACCCATTTGCGCGCCGGTCTCGAAGCCCTGGCGGGTTTTCTGGTGGATATTCATTGTTCGGCCGTGTTCGAGAGCCAGCCGGTGGGTATCAAGAGTGGGCCATTCTTCAACTTCGTCGTGTCGGCCTTCACCGATTTGCCGCTGATGGAGCTGGATCGCCGCCTCAAGTTCATCGAGGCTGACAACGGCCGTTATGCCCCCGATCGCAAGGGACTGCCGCTGGACATCGACGTGTTGCTCTATGGCGAACAGGTCGGCAACTTCGATGGCCTGGTGCTACCGCGGGCGGAAATCCTCAAGAATGCCTTTGTCCTCTGGCCCCTGTCGTTGATTGCGCCGGATCGGGTGCACCCTGGTGTCGGCAAGAGTTTCGCCACGCTGTGGGACGAAGCTCGGATCGACCAGGTACTGGCGCCGGTGGCCTTCGAATGGCGAGGGCAGCCGCTTACGCCTTCAGCCCTGCTGCGTTCCTGA
- the cca gene encoding 2', 3'-cyclic nucleotide 2'-phosphodiesterase (catalyzes the addition and repair of the essential 3'-terminal CCA sequence in tRNAs without using a nucleic acid template; phosphohydrolase activities include hydrolysis of pyrophosphate, 5'-nucleoside tri- and diphosphates, NADP, and 2'-AMP with the production of Pi, metal-dependent phosphodiesterase activity for 2',3'-cAMP, 2',3'-cGMP, and 2',3'-cCMP, and hydrolysis 2',3'-cyclic substrates with the formation of 2'-nucleotides and 3'-nucleotides; these phosphohydrolase activities are probably involved in the repair of the tRNA 3'-CCA terminus degraded by intracellular RNases), protein MQIYKVGGAVRDRLLGIPVTDVDRVVVGATADEMLARGFRPVGADFPVFLDPKTGEEYALARTERKSGRGYGGFVFHASPEVTLEEDLIRRDLTINAMAEDDHGNLTDPYHGQQDLEARILRHVSPAFAEDPLRVLRVARFAARYAPLGFKVAEQTLGLMRQLSESGELEALTPERSWKEISRALMEDQPQVFIQVLRDCTALKVLMPEVDALFGVPQPEAHHPEIDTGIHTLGVLEQAARHSQPLTVRWACLLHDLGKGLTPEHEWPRHIAHEHKGLKLIKAVNERFKVPRDCQELALLVGQYHTHGHRALELKASTLLELLQSFDVYRRPQRFEEFIAACEMDARGRKGFERRSYPQADYLRGAAAAARAVAVQPLLEKGFKGPELGEAIKRERLRTLKAYKDAAS, encoded by the coding sequence ATGCAGATCTACAAAGTCGGCGGCGCAGTGCGCGACCGCTTGCTGGGCATTCCCGTCACTGACGTCGACCGAGTCGTGGTAGGGGCCACTGCCGATGAAATGCTCGCCAGGGGGTTTCGCCCCGTGGGAGCCGATTTTCCGGTATTCCTCGACCCGAAGACGGGCGAGGAATACGCCCTTGCCCGCACTGAACGCAAGAGCGGCCGGGGCTACGGCGGCTTCGTGTTCCATGCCAGTCCCGAGGTCACCCTCGAAGAAGACCTGATCCGCAGGGACTTGACGATCAACGCCATGGCCGAGGATGACCACGGCAACCTGACCGATCCATACCACGGCCAGCAAGACCTTGAAGCCCGCATACTGCGCCACGTTTCCCCCGCATTCGCCGAAGATCCGCTCCGTGTCCTGCGCGTCGCCCGCTTTGCCGCGCGGTACGCGCCGCTGGGTTTCAAAGTGGCGGAGCAGACCCTCGGGCTGATGCGCCAGCTCAGCGAATCCGGAGAGCTCGAAGCGCTGACGCCCGAGCGCAGCTGGAAGGAAATTTCCCGGGCACTCATGGAAGACCAGCCACAGGTGTTCATCCAGGTACTGCGCGACTGCACCGCCCTCAAGGTCTTGATGCCCGAAGTCGATGCGCTGTTCGGCGTCCCCCAGCCCGAAGCCCATCACCCGGAAATCGACACCGGCATCCACACCCTGGGCGTGCTGGAGCAGGCCGCCCGTCACAGCCAACCGCTGACCGTGCGCTGGGCTTGCCTGCTCCATGACCTGGGGAAAGGCCTGACACCCGAACACGAATGGCCCCGCCACATCGCCCATGAACACAAGGGGCTGAAGCTGATCAAGGCCGTCAACGAGCGCTTCAAGGTGCCGCGCGACTGCCAGGAACTGGCGCTATTGGTAGGGCAATATCACACCCACGGTCATCGCGCGCTGGAGTTGAAGGCATCCACGCTGCTCGAACTGCTGCAAAGCTTTGATGTGTACCGTCGGCCCCAGCGCTTTGAAGAGTTCATTGCGGCCTGCGAGATGGACGCGCGAGGACGCAAAGGGTTTGAGCGGCGCAGTTATCCACAGGCTGATTATCTACGGGGCGCGGCGGCAGCGGCTCGCGCAGTGGCGGTCCAGCCCTTGCTGGAAAAAGGCTTCAAGGGACCAGAACTGGGCGAAGCAATCAAGCGCGAGCGGCTCAGGACGTTGAAGGCGTACAAGGACGCGGCGAGCTGA
- a CDS encoding SpoVR family protein, protein MTAKKEQKRQPISTGSEWTFELIQAYDREISRIADRYALDTYPNQIEVITAEQMMDAYASVGMPLGYHHWSYGKHFLSTEKSYSRGQMGLAYEIVINSDPCIAYLMEENTICMQALVVAHACYGHNSFFKGNYLFRTWTDASSIIDYLVFAKQYIMQCEERHGIDAVEDLLDSCHALMNYGVDRYKRPYPISAEEERRRQKDREEHLQKQINDLWRTIPKGADKYNEKDNARFPAEPQENILYFIEKHAPLLEPWQREIVRIVRKIAQYFYPQRQTQVMNEGWATFWHYTLMNDLYDEGLVTDGFMMEFLTSHTSVVFQPGFDSPYYSGINPYALGFAMYRDIRRMCEDPTEEDRRWFPEIAGSDWLSTIKFAMSSFKDESFILQYLSPKVIRDLKLFSILDDDQKDDLLVPAIHDESGYRIIRETLAAQYNLGNREPNVQIYSIDRRGDRSLTLRHQAHNRKPLGDSTDEVLKHLHRLWGFDIHLETLQGDQVMKTHHVPPRNEQGEGDYGRLDLAVVHL, encoded by the coding sequence CCAAAAAAGAGCAGAAGCGCCAGCCCATCTCCACCGGCTCCGAATGGACGTTCGAGCTGATCCAGGCCTACGACCGCGAAATCAGCCGTATCGCGGACCGCTATGCCCTCGACACCTACCCGAACCAGATCGAGGTGATCACCGCCGAGCAGATGATGGACGCCTACGCGTCGGTCGGCATGCCGCTGGGTTATCACCACTGGTCCTACGGCAAGCATTTCCTCAGCACCGAGAAGTCCTACAGCCGAGGCCAGATGGGGTTGGCCTATGAAATCGTGATCAACTCCGACCCGTGCATCGCCTACCTGATGGAAGAAAACACCATCTGCATGCAGGCGTTGGTGGTCGCCCACGCCTGCTACGGGCACAACAGCTTCTTCAAGGGCAACTACCTGTTCCGCACCTGGACCGACGCCAGCTCCATTATCGATTACCTGGTGTTTGCCAAGCAGTACATCATGCAATGCGAGGAGCGCCACGGCATCGATGCCGTCGAAGACCTGCTGGATTCCTGCCACGCCCTGATGAACTACGGCGTCGACCGCTACAAGCGCCCGTATCCGATTTCCGCCGAAGAAGAGCGCCGGCGCCAGAAGGATCGCGAAGAGCACTTGCAGAAGCAGATCAACGATCTGTGGCGCACCATTCCCAAGGGCGCGGACAAGTACAACGAGAAGGACAACGCGCGGTTCCCAGCAGAGCCTCAGGAGAACATCCTCTATTTCATTGAAAAACACGCGCCGCTGCTGGAGCCGTGGCAGCGGGAAATCGTGCGCATCGTGCGCAAGATCGCCCAGTACTTTTATCCACAACGCCAGACCCAGGTCATGAACGAAGGCTGGGCGACCTTCTGGCACTACACGCTGATGAACGACCTGTACGATGAAGGCCTGGTCACCGACGGCTTCATGATGGAGTTCCTGACGTCCCACACCAGCGTGGTGTTCCAGCCCGGTTTCGACAGCCCGTACTACAGCGGCATCAACCCTTACGCCTTGGGCTTTGCCATGTACCGCGATATCCGGCGCATGTGCGAGGACCCTACCGAAGAGGATCGCCGCTGGTTCCCCGAAATCGCCGGCTCGGACTGGCTATCGACGATCAAGTTCGCCATGAGCAGCTTCAAGGACGAAAGCTTCATCCTGCAGTACCTGTCGCCCAAGGTGATCCGCGACCTGAAGCTGTTCAGCATCCTCGATGACGACCAGAAGGACGACCTGCTGGTGCCGGCCATCCACGACGAAAGCGGCTATCGCATCATCCGCGAAACCCTGGCGGCGCAATACAATCTGGGCAATCGCGAGCCCAATGTGCAGATCTACAGCATCGACCGCCGTGGCGATCGCTCCCTGACCCTGCGACACCAGGCCCACAACCGCAAACCGTTGGGCGATTCCACCGACGAGGTGCTCAAGCACTTGCATCGCCTCTGGGGCTTCGACATTCACCTGGAAACCCTGCAGGGCGACCAAGTGATGAAAACCCACCATGTGCCGCCCCGCAACGAACAAGGCGAAGGGGACTACGGCCGCCTGGACCTGGCCGTCGTCCATCTCTGA